One window of Vicinamibacterales bacterium genomic DNA carries:
- the flgM gene encoding flagellar biosynthesis anti-sigma factor FlgM encodes MKIDNTRANLETAAAQQAYAAETRDSKGAGRVRPSATADQVSLSTGVQLAQSAAAAAGQTPDVRPEVVARAKALLASGELGNDPGRLADVLIDRALGQDE; translated from the coding sequence ATGAAGATCGACAACACCCGCGCCAATCTTGAAACCGCCGCCGCGCAGCAGGCATACGCCGCGGAGACCCGGGACAGCAAGGGCGCCGGGCGGGTCCGGCCGTCCGCAACCGCGGATCAGGTCAGCCTCTCGACCGGCGTCCAGCTGGCCCAGTCCGCCGCGGCGGCAGCCGGCCAGACGCCGGACGTGCGGCCCGAGGTGGTGGCGCGAGCGAAGGCCCTCCTCGCCAGCGGTGAGCTCGGCAACGACCCCGGCCGGCTGGCCGATGTGTTGATCGACCGCGCGCTGGGCCAGGACGAGTAA
- a CDS encoding peptidoglycan DD-metalloendopeptidase family protein, with translation MDAINTIDRRDRSLESAGGESSGPDLTAVRALAQQFESLLLAQMLREMRESLDAESEGDDLGGSMLTDAFTSELGLSLSRSGGVGLSEFLVQSLARRAPSGAGAFPIAGFEALSAPAPAPADVVPDGATMSRAPGPIVNSDFGWRADPILGETRFHAGQDLRTAYGEDVRAAAGGVVSFAGERGSYGLMVVVDHGGGTETRYAHLSASEVRAGMTVAAGQAIARSGSSGRATGPHLHFEVRQNGQPVDPESVAGLARVTGAAGLDGH, from the coding sequence ATGGACGCCATCAACACAATCGACCGTCGCGATCGTTCGCTTGAATCGGCCGGCGGCGAATCCTCCGGACCGGACCTGACCGCGGTTCGCGCACTGGCGCAGCAGTTCGAGTCGCTGTTGCTGGCGCAGATGTTGCGAGAGATGCGGGAATCGCTGGACGCGGAAAGCGAGGGCGACGACCTGGGCGGGTCGATGCTGACCGACGCCTTCACTAGTGAACTGGGCTTGTCGCTCAGCCGTTCGGGCGGCGTCGGACTGTCGGAGTTCCTGGTGCAGAGTCTGGCGCGGCGCGCGCCGAGCGGCGCCGGGGCATTCCCGATCGCAGGATTCGAGGCCTTGTCGGCACCCGCCCCGGCCCCGGCGGACGTGGTGCCCGACGGAGCGACGATGTCACGGGCGCCGGGTCCGATCGTCAACTCGGACTTCGGCTGGCGCGCCGATCCGATTCTCGGTGAGACGCGGTTTCACGCCGGCCAGGACCTGCGAACCGCGTACGGCGAAGACGTGCGCGCCGCCGCCGGCGGCGTGGTCTCGTTTGCCGGCGAGCGGGGCAGCTACGGCCTCATGGTCGTGGTCGACCACGGTGGCGGAACTGAGACGCGCTACGCGCACCTGTCGGCCAGCGAGGTGCGGGCCGGAATGACGGTGGCCGCCGGACAGGCGATTGCCCGCTCGGGCAGCAGCGGACGTGCCACCGGGCCGCATCTCCACTTCGAAGTGCGGCAGAACGGGCAACCGGTGGATCCCGAATCGGTTGCCGGGCTCGCCCGGGTCACCGGCGCCGCCGGCCTGGACGGCCATTAA
- a CDS encoding flagellar basal body P-ring protein FlgI produces MRQYLRVPIVVFLLVSASAASARVDPAARLKDVASLQGLAAMPLLGYGLVVGLNKTGDRRQTLFSIQSLTNMLEKFGLSVPAGQVKVENVAAVLVTAELPNFARAGARVDITASSVGDARSLQGGTLLATPLRGPNGQIYALAQGPLSIGGFGGGGGDNSVAVNHLTVGRVPSGATVQLGNGATLPATETVTLALREPDFVSASRVAQAVNLELGVGTAHVVDPGTVAIRVPENYRASISEMMARLEVIPVESDVPARVVINERSGTVVIGGAVRLGAAAVAHGNLSVTIRTRYDVSQPAAPFSNAGDTVVVPQTDVTVQDQPSRLVALEEGTTLEAVVRALNALGATPRDIIAIMQALKAAGALRADIVIL; encoded by the coding sequence ATGCGGCAGTATCTTCGCGTTCCGATTGTGGTCTTCCTGCTGGTCAGCGCCAGCGCCGCTTCCGCCCGAGTGGATCCGGCGGCGCGCCTGAAGGATGTGGCGTCGTTGCAGGGGCTGGCCGCGATGCCGCTCCTCGGTTACGGCCTGGTGGTCGGTCTCAACAAGACCGGCGACCGCCGGCAGACGCTGTTCTCGATCCAGTCGCTGACCAACATGCTCGAGAAGTTCGGCCTGTCGGTGCCGGCCGGCCAGGTGAAGGTGGAGAACGTGGCGGCCGTGCTGGTGACCGCCGAACTTCCCAACTTCGCGCGAGCCGGCGCCCGCGTCGATATCACGGCCTCTTCCGTCGGTGACGCGCGCAGCCTGCAGGGCGGCACGCTCCTCGCCACCCCGCTGCGCGGCCCCAACGGCCAGATTTACGCGCTGGCGCAGGGGCCGTTATCGATCGGCGGCTTCGGCGGCGGCGGCGGCGACAACTCGGTGGCCGTCAACCATCTCACCGTGGGCCGCGTGCCCAGCGGGGCGACCGTGCAGCTCGGCAACGGCGCGACCCTGCCGGCGACGGAGACTGTCACGCTGGCGCTCCGCGAACCGGATTTCGTGAGCGCGTCGCGCGTGGCGCAGGCCGTCAACCTCGAGCTCGGGGTGGGCACCGCGCACGTGGTCGATCCCGGCACCGTGGCGATCCGCGTGCCGGAAAATTACCGGGCGTCGATCTCCGAGATGATGGCGCGGCTCGAGGTCATCCCGGTGGAATCCGATGTGCCGGCACGGGTCGTCATCAACGAACGATCTGGAACCGTGGTGATCGGCGGGGCCGTCCGTCTCGGTGCGGCCGCCGTGGCCCATGGCAATCTATCGGTGACGATTCGCACGCGTTACGACGTCTCCCAGCCCGCGGCGCCGTTCTCCAACGCCGGTGACACGGTGGTCGTGCCCCAAACCGACGTCACCGTGCAGGACCAGCCGTCTCGGCTGGTGGCCCTCGAAGAGGGGACGACGCTCGAGGCCGTGGTGCGCGCCCTGAACGCGCTTGGCGCCACGCCCCGCGACATCATCGCCATCATGCAGGCCTTGAAGGCCGCCGGTGCGCTGCGCGCCGACATCGTGATCCTCTAA
- a CDS encoding flagellar basal body L-ring protein FlgH: MTRAVLFAWVMTVTAMPALAQGKKGNAKAADTYNELIARYLETARTQAAGPAAEPYGWMNGLMADLRARRVNDLVTINIAENLSASGTADSTLSKSSGADIGVPSLFGLEKKLPGIVTPASLAAAKAETGFTGAGATTRAGSLSAIVTARVAEVLPNGDLLLEGVREIEINGDRQIVVLTGVARVADVGPGNVVSSAALGQLRIRYFGRGLIKDSLSPGWLVRFLNKIF, translated from the coding sequence ATGACTAGAGCCGTACTGTTCGCCTGGGTGATGACGGTGACGGCGATGCCCGCCCTGGCGCAGGGCAAGAAGGGCAACGCCAAAGCCGCCGACACCTACAACGAGTTGATCGCCCGCTATCTCGAGACCGCGCGGACCCAGGCCGCAGGACCCGCGGCGGAGCCGTACGGCTGGATGAACGGCCTCATGGCCGACCTGCGCGCGCGGCGGGTCAACGATCTGGTGACCATCAACATCGCGGAGAACCTGTCGGCGTCGGGGACTGCCGACTCGACGCTGTCGAAATCGAGCGGCGCCGACATCGGCGTGCCGTCGCTGTTCGGCCTCGAGAAGAAACTGCCTGGCATCGTGACGCCCGCGAGCCTGGCGGCGGCCAAGGCGGAGACCGGGTTCACGGGCGCCGGCGCGACCACGCGCGCGGGCTCGCTGTCGGCGATCGTCACCGCGCGTGTCGCCGAGGTGCTGCCGAACGGCGACCTGCTGCTCGAGGGGGTGCGCGAGATCGAGATCAACGGCGACCGTCAGATCGTGGTGCTGACGGGCGTGGCGCGGGTGGCCGATGTCGGCCCCGGAAACGTCGTCTCGTCAGCCGCACTCGGCCAGTTGCGCATTCGCTACTTCGGCCGCGGTCTGATCAAGGACAGCCTGTCGCCAGGCTGGCTGGTGCGGTTTCTCAACAAGATCTTCTAG
- the flgA gene encoding flagellar basal body P-ring formation chaperone FlgA translates to MLSLLTTALLLSAPGPTAAGDPGGRVAAAIVAAIRERMGADATVLVEDLRVLSPVAAQRMRAIPDPAARLDRPMRFTLESTEPAESRRSARRGRALASVRVILDHAHARRAIGRGHDLRTDDLAPARHAIETGVLRPVPTLAEAHRSRAVRDLAAGACLGRSVLALAPTVRVGDEVVATAVVSGADVSATMVAAQNGGTGSVIRVINAHSRRALKARVVSAGTVEIVHD, encoded by the coding sequence ATGTTGAGCCTGCTGACGACCGCACTCCTGCTCTCGGCCCCGGGGCCCACCGCCGCCGGCGATCCGGGCGGCCGGGTCGCCGCCGCGATTGTGGCCGCCATCCGCGAACGCATGGGCGCGGACGCGACGGTGCTGGTCGAGGACCTGCGCGTGCTGTCTCCCGTCGCGGCGCAACGGATGCGAGCCATTCCCGATCCGGCGGCGCGGCTGGATCGCCCGATGCGCTTCACCCTCGAGTCCACGGAGCCCGCCGAATCGCGCCGCTCGGCGCGCCGCGGACGAGCGCTGGCCAGCGTGCGCGTCATCCTCGATCACGCGCACGCGCGACGGGCGATCGGGCGCGGCCATGACCTGCGGACGGACGATCTCGCGCCCGCTCGTCACGCGATCGAGACCGGCGTGCTGCGTCCCGTTCCAACCCTGGCCGAGGCCCACCGCAGCCGCGCCGTCCGGGACCTGGCGGCCGGCGCCTGTCTCGGGCGCTCGGTGCTGGCGCTCGCCCCCACCGTTCGCGTCGGCGATGAGGTCGTGGCCACCGCCGTCGTGTCCGGCGCCGACGTCTCGGCGACGATGGTGGCGGCTCAGAACGGCGGCACCGGGTCGGTGATTCGCGTCATCAACGCGCACAGCCGTCGCGCCCTCAAGGCCCGCGTGGTGTCTGCGGGCACCGTGGAGATCGTTCATGACTAG
- the flgG gene encoding flagellar basal-body rod protein FlgG, translated as MIRALYTAASGMNAQQANIDNVAHNLANVNTPGFKKSHVQFEDLVYQETTAPGSPTPGAGESPTGMQTGLGTRPVATSRDFSSGNLRATNSPMDVAIQGDGFLQVSLPDGSTGYTRAGALQRNAQGQVVTSEGYTVEPAISLPLATTSVTISKDGIVSAMVAGQTAAQQVGTLEMASFQNPAGLKPMGGNIYTATTASGEPQVGAPGTDGRGTLQQGFLEDSNVSVVEEMINMILGQRAYEANSKVIKAADEMLAQVNNLAR; from the coding sequence ATGATTCGCGCCTTGTATACGGCCGCCAGCGGCATGAACGCTCAGCAGGCCAACATCGACAACGTCGCCCACAACCTGGCGAACGTCAACACGCCAGGGTTCAAGAAGAGCCACGTTCAGTTCGAAGATCTGGTCTATCAGGAAACCACGGCGCCGGGTTCGCCGACGCCCGGCGCCGGCGAATCGCCCACCGGCATGCAGACCGGTCTCGGCACCCGTCCGGTCGCGACCTCGCGCGACTTCAGTTCGGGCAACCTGCGCGCCACCAATTCACCGATGGACGTGGCGATTCAGGGCGACGGCTTCCTGCAGGTGTCATTGCCCGACGGCAGCACCGGATACACACGGGCAGGCGCGCTGCAGCGCAACGCGCAAGGGCAGGTCGTGACGTCAGAAGGCTATACCGTCGAGCCTGCCATCTCGCTTCCGCTGGCCACCACCTCGGTCACCATCTCGAAGGACGGGATCGTGTCGGCGATGGTGGCCGGGCAGACCGCCGCCCAGCAGGTGGGCACCCTCGAGATGGCGTCCTTCCAGAACCCGGCCGGGTTGAAGCCCATGGGGGGCAACATCTACACCGCGACGACCGCATCCGGCGAGCCCCAGGTGGGCGCGCCGGGCACCGACGGTCGCGGCACCCTCCAGCAGGGATTCCTCGAAGACTCCAACGTCAGCGTGGTGGAGGAGATGATCAACATGATCCTCGGCCAGCGCGCCTACGAGGCCAACTCGAAGGTCATCAAGGCGGCCGACGAGATGCTGGCGCAAGTCAACAACCTGGCCAGGTGA
- a CDS encoding flagellar hook basal-body protein, translating into MSGGYYIALSGMRARLDQLDRLSEDLANTGTAGFKGERVSNANAPRPAFGDALETAIDVSVGRRRLDMRQGTVTPTGRQLDIAIQGDGFLLVQTPNGPRYTRNGNLLQAADGSLKTSDGSVVLGEDGPIKLGTGVATIADDGTVMSGNKAAGKLQVVRFNEPRELVREGGAILRAGPSQVPQPVDGAVVKSGVFEESNVSVSERIGELTGVSRSFQALQKAVSVLMNDVDGRAIDSLGRR; encoded by the coding sequence ATGTCAGGCGGCTATTACATCGCACTGAGCGGCATGCGGGCCCGGCTCGACCAGCTCGATCGCCTGTCGGAGGACCTGGCCAACACCGGCACCGCCGGCTTCAAGGGCGAACGCGTGAGCAACGCGAACGCGCCGCGTCCAGCGTTTGGCGACGCCCTCGAAACCGCCATCGACGTCTCCGTTGGCCGGCGCCGCCTCGACATGCGGCAGGGGACGGTGACACCGACCGGCCGGCAACTCGACATCGCTATCCAGGGGGACGGATTTCTCTTGGTGCAAACTCCGAACGGCCCCCGCTACACCCGGAATGGCAACTTGCTGCAGGCGGCGGACGGGTCGTTGAAGACTTCCGACGGCAGCGTGGTGCTGGGCGAGGACGGTCCCATCAAGCTCGGTACCGGCGTGGCGACAATCGCCGACGACGGCACCGTGATGAGCGGGAACAAAGCCGCCGGCAAACTGCAGGTCGTCAGGTTCAACGAGCCGCGCGAGCTGGTCCGCGAGGGTGGCGCCATTCTGCGGGCCGGGCCGTCGCAGGTTCCGCAGCCCGTCGACGGAGCGGTCGTGAAGTCCGGCGTGTTCGAGGAATCGAACGTGTCGGTGTCGGAGCGCATCGGCGAGCTGACCGGCGTGTCGCGCAGTTTTCAGGCGTTGCAGAAGGCCGTCTCGGTGCTCATGAATGATGTCGACGGGCGAGCCATTGACTCGCTTGGACGCCGGTAA
- a CDS encoding FliM/FliN family flagellar motor switch protein has translation METPLTPRSFAESLIAELVAAIDAVVGGVTASPAAEGAHGPGWCITATAKGALTGTALLWVDQSGAEALARRVMGMDETPDAATVADMLGEMWSQAAGAQATKPPFTAVEIALAGAAAGESPAPAVWADLHVGDAVARVAVGGATIVAEAAVATTAMVATARVAGAADHGAANKLDAVLDIELPLVVRFARTVMPLKTLLTLGPGSIIDMERSPDEPVQMLVGDRLIARGEVVVVGGNYGVRITDVVSPTERIRALEA, from the coding sequence ATGGAGACACCGCTGACTCCCCGATCGTTTGCGGAATCGCTGATCGCCGAACTCGTCGCGGCCATTGACGCCGTGGTGGGCGGCGTCACCGCCTCACCGGCGGCCGAGGGCGCGCACGGGCCGGGATGGTGCATCACGGCCACCGCCAAGGGCGCGCTCACCGGAACCGCGTTGTTGTGGGTCGATCAATCAGGCGCCGAGGCCCTGGCGCGGCGCGTCATGGGCATGGACGAGACCCCCGATGCGGCCACGGTGGCGGACATGCTCGGGGAAATGTGGTCGCAGGCCGCCGGAGCGCAGGCGACCAAGCCGCCGTTCACCGCTGTTGAGATTGCCCTCGCGGGCGCCGCGGCCGGGGAGTCGCCGGCCCCGGCGGTGTGGGCGGACCTCCACGTGGGCGACGCCGTCGCCCGCGTCGCGGTTGGCGGGGCCACCATCGTGGCCGAGGCCGCCGTCGCCACGACGGCCATGGTCGCAACGGCCAGAGTCGCCGGCGCGGCGGACCACGGGGCTGCGAACAAGCTCGACGCGGTGCTCGACATCGAGTTGCCGCTGGTCGTCCGGTTCGCCCGAACGGTGATGCCCCTCAAGACCCTCCTGACACTGGGACCGGGATCGATCATCGACATGGAGCGTTCGCCCGACGAGCCGGTGCAGATGCTGGTTGGGGATCGGTTGATCGCCCGCGGCGAGGTGGTCGTGGTCGGCGGCAACTACGGCGTCAGGATTACCGACGTGGTGAGCCCGACCGAGCGAATCCGGGCATTGGAGGCATAG
- the fliM gene encoding flagellar motor switch protein FliM, whose product MGKILTQDEIDALLSAPVESAPERHDEPEPSAVRRYNFRRPDRVSKEQLHSLRFLHDRFARNVSTSMSAYLRTISDVSVVSVEQFSYSEFLMSLADPTAFYALAIPPFDELGALEINPAVAFAIIDRMLGGVGKTATLTRALTDIEQHVIDAIVKLFLDALTETWRPLVELAFGIRGRETRPQMLQVAAPNETVIMIVFDMKVGDSRAMANLCLPVSLVETTGSHFAQAWHRQRREPTASERQWVHESLSRVPVAISALLASQLPARELLALAPGDVVSLGVAAHRPIDVLVGSTAKFKGRLSVEAGRIGVRLDQRCGGRARTAA is encoded by the coding sequence ATGGGCAAGATCCTCACCCAGGACGAAATCGACGCCCTGCTGTCGGCGCCCGTCGAGTCCGCCCCGGAACGGCACGACGAGCCCGAGCCGTCGGCGGTCCGCCGCTACAACTTCCGGCGCCCCGACCGCGTGTCGAAGGAGCAGTTGCATTCGCTGCGGTTCCTGCACGACCGCTTCGCCCGCAATGTCTCGACCTCGATGTCGGCGTACCTGCGCACGATCTCCGACGTGTCGGTGGTGTCGGTCGAGCAGTTCTCGTATTCCGAGTTCCTGATGTCGCTGGCCGACCCGACCGCATTCTATGCGCTGGCCATCCCGCCCTTCGACGAGTTGGGCGCGCTCGAGATCAATCCGGCGGTAGCCTTCGCCATCATCGACCGGATGCTGGGCGGTGTTGGCAAGACCGCGACGCTGACCCGTGCGCTGACCGACATCGAACAGCACGTCATTGACGCGATCGTGAAGCTCTTTCTGGACGCCTTGACCGAGACCTGGCGCCCCTTGGTCGAGTTGGCCTTTGGCATTCGCGGCCGCGAGACACGGCCGCAGATGCTGCAGGTGGCCGCGCCGAACGAGACCGTGATCATGATCGTGTTCGACATGAAGGTCGGCGACTCGCGGGCGATGGCCAACCTCTGTCTGCCCGTCAGCCTCGTCGAAACCACCGGCAGCCATTTCGCGCAAGCCTGGCATCGTCAGCGCCGGGAGCCGACGGCCAGCGAGCGGCAGTGGGTGCACGAGAGCCTCTCGCGGGTTCCGGTGGCGATCAGCGCGCTGCTCGCATCGCAACTGCCGGCCCGCGAACTGCTGGCCCTCGCGCCCGGCGACGTCGTATCGCTCGGCGTCGCCGCGCACCGGCCCATCGACGTCCTGGTCGGGAGCACCGCGAAGTTCAAGGGCCGCCTGTCGGTCGAGGCGGGCCGCATCGGTGTGCGTCTCGATCAGCGCTGCGGCGGTCGCGCCCGGACCGCAGCCTGA
- the fliA gene encoding RNA polymerase sigma factor FliA, protein MTGQSDDLEIRDKLVMEHVGLVKTMASRLAHRLPSQVEVSELVSVGVLGLIDAAGRFKPALGVPFDAFARRRIHGAMLDSLRGLDWAPRAVRKLRRDVDSAIGRLRGELRREPDAAEIAAALNVSEPEYDRMLDQLRSVDLASIRQAAASGEGQSALELAIEPAEGPHARLEREELRGHLARAVAQLPDRERQILALYYEEELTLAEIGEVIGVGESRVSQLRTQAVARLRSFLGDVIQRKGTH, encoded by the coding sequence ATGACGGGACAGTCTGATGATCTGGAAATCCGCGACAAGCTCGTAATGGAACACGTCGGTCTGGTCAAGACGATGGCCAGCCGGCTGGCCCACCGCCTGCCCTCGCAGGTCGAGGTCTCGGAGCTCGTCAGCGTTGGCGTGCTCGGGCTGATTGACGCGGCGGGCCGCTTCAAGCCTGCGCTGGGCGTGCCCTTCGACGCCTTCGCACGGCGCCGGATCCACGGTGCCATGCTCGACTCGTTACGCGGGCTCGATTGGGCGCCGAGGGCGGTCCGCAAGCTGCGCCGGGACGTTGACAGTGCCATCGGGCGCCTGCGCGGCGAACTCCGACGCGAACCCGACGCCGCCGAGATCGCCGCCGCGCTGAATGTTTCGGAGCCCGAGTACGACCGGATGCTCGATCAACTGCGGAGTGTGGACCTGGCGTCGATCCGTCAGGCCGCGGCCAGTGGTGAGGGCCAGTCGGCCCTGGAACTGGCCATCGAGCCGGCGGAAGGGCCCCACGCCCGCCTCGAGCGGGAAGAGCTGCGCGGGCATCTGGCTCGCGCCGTGGCACAACTGCCCGACCGCGAACGGCAGATCCTCGCCCTCTATTACGAAGAAGAGTTGACGCTGGCGGAAATCGGCGAAGTGATTGGCGTCGGTGAGTCGCGGGTGTCGCAGTTGCGCACGCAGGCCGTGGCGCGGCTGCGGTCGTTCCTGGGCGATGTCATCCAGCGGAAGGGGACGCACTAG